The Litchfieldia alkalitelluris genome has a window encoding:
- a CDS encoding MarR family winged helix-turn-helix transcriptional regulator yields MDIKKILIEANEYSDGIKSVFIKEYKKILDDHDLSSKQSVVLSVLEKKKKLNMNEVAELINGTPSAASQFVRKLENNQYVKREVNKDNRREVFVLLDEKGESFFHEMNMVDEMVLEKYFMKLPEEDIIKYHQILKKLHELVVTEHE; encoded by the coding sequence GTGGATATAAAGAAGATCTTAATAGAGGCAAATGAATATTCTGACGGAATTAAATCTGTATTTATTAAAGAATATAAAAAAATTTTGGATGACCATGATTTGTCATCCAAGCAATCTGTCGTTCTTTCCGTGTTAGAAAAGAAGAAGAAGTTAAATATGAACGAAGTAGCTGAACTTATAAATGGCACTCCAAGTGCAGCAAGTCAATTCGTCCGAAAGTTAGAAAATAATCAGTATGTTAAAAGGGAGGTAAATAAAGATAATCGGAGAGAAGTATTTGTGTTGTTAGATGAGAAGGGGGAAAGCTTCTTTCATGAAATGAACATGGTAGATGAAATGGTTTTAGAGAAATATTTTATGAAACTACCTGAAGAAGATATTATTAAGTACCATCAAATACTAAAGAAATTACATGAATTAGTTGTTACGGAGCATGAATAG
- a CDS encoding CPBP family intramembrane glutamic endopeptidase, with protein MILFFWAMLLYLCLYEPLYGYFDYQKFKERVHINSEERIKYYKKVMIGLWIPTIAILCFIIFSPFTLHNIGLSNIVINTTILGKPVTYGAFVLVIIYLLSLCYYIIGSNLSTKMRSEINRIKSEEMKKSKFVDIMPVTAQDKTVWTYVSWTAGITEEIIYRGFAIFALYSLFPSLSIWWVLIISSVLFGLAHTYQGALNVLKTTLFGFIFSILFIGFGSIIPLIILHFLIDYVGKIGDVVESNISEKTIKT; from the coding sequence ATGATTCTATTTTTCTGGGCAATGCTGTTATATCTTTGTTTGTATGAGCCACTTTATGGATACTTTGATTATCAAAAATTCAAAGAAAGAGTACACATCAATAGTGAAGAAAGGATTAAATATTATAAGAAAGTAATGATTGGACTATGGATTCCAACAATCGCAATTTTATGCTTTATTATTTTTAGTCCCTTTACTCTGCATAATATTGGCCTAAGTAATATAGTTATTAATACTACGATCCTTGGTAAACCAGTTACGTACGGAGCTTTTGTGTTAGTTATCATCTATTTACTTAGTCTTTGTTATTACATCATTGGCTCAAACCTGAGTACTAAAATGAGGAGTGAAATTAATAGAATAAAAAGTGAAGAAATGAAAAAAAGTAAGTTCGTTGATATCATGCCTGTCACGGCACAGGATAAAACGGTATGGACTTATGTTTCATGGACGGCTGGCATTACCGAAGAAATCATTTATAGAGGATTCGCCATTTTTGCTTTATATTCCTTGTTTCCTTCATTGTCTATTTGGTGGGTGCTCATCATTTCTTCTGTATTATTTGGATTAGCGCATACCTATCAGGGAGCATTAAACGTCTTAAAAACAACATTATTTGGTTTTATATTTTCAATTTTATTTATAGGTTTTGGATCAATTATCCCCCTAATTATTTTGCATTTTTTAATTGACTATGTAGGAAAAATCGGTGATGTTGTAGAAAGTAATATATCAGAAAAGACTATCAAAACATAG
- a CDS encoding tetratricopeptide repeat protein — MSKEEILIEKKYYTRYLTKESNIEPITVLGELYFAEHQNEFCDLSYIRFAQGELYFQHKDYETAIFKWENIENELSFWAKKNMADAYVELDLLPNAEELYLSISAENQVLATEVALKLFSLYWTQGKVDSAKDLIKEIVSLNPDYKGVTDLARSFFEEQKNWEHAIELAVNEAIRTEELCWFDTILSYIKKGITAEIVPSYFTDYLLKLHQLDLNRFEDHLHEKWNSYKDGQYCLNWIEEVESLLNSLELDKFHPWKKVTNMYQEIYLDLTAGTFLLHDIEDLLSGVLVNWFHLSNPTKKTFPAAAIVAWSEIRPSFFSTEVIEHAKVSYHATNVSSESLTFVTELYHSIQRWADKQSLTIDLRFRHLANNILDLTTKNLMVVGTSERGKISIRDYILGEQVLEGPSSCMMSFGYGDKEELVEISMKEKREVANLPKYHFLSREHQEKNDHALLNIKLPVKSLKEHHLTLLDAPCNCDEFLSYVNYVDKLLFVLNIHSPFTDKEKDLLLKIKKKSPELPVVFILTEIEEGYSEQEIQRVLKVTKAKINSYDPSASIIAFKSSDTSMFNDLVNLGIVYNDLLRVRSEKIIKSTKDTLKAMVKTRHQLEKYLNENISFNKEMTSKLNGAIHQLQDVEKEKIQKITANYGEIKTKIAEEIKSNLPLQLKKVSELVNEESDLKELHSNLNKEMNKKIEKFLRSIIEPLFLVSIQEWITEANDHFNESRLNLEDLCESLNRLYGEEKIKLNCDFKVLDDWKRDADRLSNRIQIGEVDIFLRFSPSQLLFKSAGKLLGAIPQKTVLLNKYKQFIENKSYDDVIAKVTTQFLSQFEFFEKAIERDITMFFKEPLQTLKAIVEETIIETDEKRELLHLMNSNPEVFRDALALFEVRIRQYELMTGRREIELLES; from the coding sequence ATGAGTAAAGAAGAAATACTTATAGAAAAAAAGTATTATACTAGGTATTTAACAAAAGAGAGTAATATAGAGCCTATTACGGTTTTAGGAGAATTGTATTTTGCTGAGCATCAGAATGAATTTTGTGACCTTTCATATATTCGATTTGCTCAAGGAGAGCTTTATTTTCAACATAAAGATTATGAAACTGCGATTTTTAAATGGGAAAACATTGAAAATGAATTAAGCTTTTGGGCAAAGAAAAATATGGCGGATGCCTATGTTGAATTAGATTTGCTACCAAATGCGGAAGAACTTTATTTATCTATATCTGCCGAAAATCAAGTTCTAGCAACAGAAGTGGCCCTGAAATTATTTTCTCTTTATTGGACTCAAGGTAAAGTTGATTCTGCAAAAGACTTAATCAAAGAAATAGTATCACTCAATCCAGATTACAAAGGGGTAACAGATTTAGCTCGGTCGTTTTTTGAGGAGCAAAAGAATTGGGAACATGCCATCGAGCTTGCGGTGAATGAAGCAATTCGAACGGAAGAACTTTGTTGGTTTGATACAATTCTATCCTATATTAAAAAGGGAATAACAGCTGAAATCGTTCCTTCCTACTTTACGGATTACCTACTTAAACTTCATCAACTAGATCTGAATCGTTTTGAAGATCATTTACATGAAAAATGGAATTCGTATAAAGATGGTCAATATTGTTTAAATTGGATTGAAGAAGTAGAAAGTCTGTTGAATTCGTTAGAACTAGATAAATTCCACCCATGGAAAAAGGTAACAAATATGTATCAGGAAATTTATTTGGATTTAACAGCTGGAACGTTCCTACTGCACGATATTGAGGACCTTCTTTCAGGAGTGTTGGTAAATTGGTTTCATCTATCAAATCCAACAAAGAAGACATTTCCTGCAGCTGCAATTGTTGCTTGGAGCGAAATACGGCCTAGCTTTTTCTCTACGGAAGTAATTGAACATGCGAAGGTTTCTTATCATGCCACTAATGTTTCTAGCGAATCTCTCACCTTTGTTACAGAACTCTATCATTCAATTCAAAGATGGGCGGACAAACAGAGTCTTACTATTGATCTCCGCTTTAGACATTTAGCAAATAATATTTTAGATTTAACAACTAAAAACCTTATGGTTGTTGGTACTAGTGAACGTGGGAAAATTAGTATAAGAGATTACATACTTGGCGAACAAGTGTTAGAAGGACCTTCTTCATGTATGATGTCCTTTGGTTATGGTGATAAAGAAGAGCTAGTCGAAATATCAATGAAAGAAAAAAGAGAAGTAGCCAATCTGCCAAAATATCACTTTTTATCAAGGGAACATCAAGAAAAAAATGATCATGCCTTATTAAACATTAAACTGCCAGTAAAAAGCCTAAAAGAACATCACTTAACACTATTAGATGCTCCGTGTAATTGTGATGAATTCCTTAGTTATGTCAATTATGTAGATAAACTTTTATTTGTATTAAATATTCATTCCCCATTTACAGATAAAGAAAAAGACCTTCTTCTAAAGATAAAGAAAAAATCACCAGAGTTACCAGTCGTATTTATTCTGACTGAAATAGAAGAGGGTTACAGTGAACAAGAAATTCAAAGAGTGTTAAAGGTGACAAAAGCTAAGATTAATAGTTATGACCCTAGTGCATCAATCATTGCTTTCAAATCTTCTGATACGTCAATGTTCAATGATTTAGTGAATCTTGGAATCGTTTATAACGATTTGCTCAGAGTTCGTTCAGAGAAAATCATAAAAAGTACTAAGGATACTTTAAAGGCAATGGTGAAAACAAGACATCAGTTGGAGAAGTATTTAAATGAGAATATCTCTTTTAACAAAGAAATGACGTCTAAATTGAATGGTGCAATTCATCAATTGCAGGATGTGGAAAAGGAAAAAATTCAAAAAATAACTGCGAACTATGGTGAGATTAAAACTAAAATCGCTGAAGAAATAAAAAGCAATCTTCCTTTGCAATTAAAAAAAGTTAGTGAGTTAGTAAATGAAGAAAGTGATCTTAAGGAGCTTCATAGTAATCTTAATAAAGAAATGAATAAGAAGATAGAGAAGTTTCTAAGGTCAATAATAGAGCCGCTGTTTTTAGTATCTATTCAAGAATGGATTACGGAAGCAAATGATCACTTTAATGAAAGTAGGTTAAATTTAGAGGATCTGTGTGAAAGCTTAAATCGTTTATATGGTGAGGAAAAAATAAAGTTGAATTGTGATTTCAAAGTTTTAGATGATTGGAAACGGGATGCAGATCGATTATCAAACAGAATACAAATTGGTGAAGTAGATATCTTTCTTCGATTTTCACCTTCACAGCTTTTATTTAAAAGCGCTGGAAAACTATTAGGGGCTATCCCACAAAAAACAGTACTGCTTAATAAATATAAACAATTTATTGAGAACAAAAGCTATGATGATGTAATTGCCAAAGTAACAACTCAGTTTTTATCCCAATTTGAATTTTTTGAAAAAGCGATAGAACGTGATATCACCATGTTCTTTAAAGAACCGTTACAGACATTAAAAGCAATTGTAGAAGAAACCATCATCGAGACAGATGAGAAGAGAGAACTATTACATTTGATGAATAGTAATCCTGAGGTGTTTCGTGATGCTTTAGCGCTATTTGAGGTGAGAATTCGTCAATACGAATTAATGACAGGGAGAAGAGAAATAGAGTTATTAGAATCATGA
- a CDS encoding HAD family hydrolase, with translation MTNYSILFLDIDGTILTSDDSIQESTKEAVKQVQAKGIEVFLATGRPLHEIWDIGKTLNVDAFIGYNGAYAIRNHKEIYNKPIDSTTVEKYLQTAKQYGHELVMYTNKKNVMSSLESERIKEFITKFHLKHNEEYTPAVIDKILGMTVVNVNADEQALYNEEGIHLSQVNLEGFHHCYDVIRDTANKGQAVKMVLNQLNIDPKASIAFGDGMNDKEMLSVVGEGFSMGNAHPQLHTYAKHQTTSVEDSGIFNGLKSLGLVK, from the coding sequence ATGACTAACTACTCCATACTATTTTTAGATATTGATGGTACGATTTTAACTTCGGATGACTCAATTCAGGAGTCAACAAAGGAAGCCGTTAAGCAAGTACAAGCAAAAGGAATTGAGGTATTCCTTGCTACAGGTAGACCTCTTCATGAAATATGGGATATTGGGAAGACATTAAATGTTGACGCATTTATTGGTTATAATGGGGCATATGCGATTCGTAATCACAAGGAAATTTATAACAAACCAATCGACTCAACTACTGTTGAGAAATATCTTCAAACAGCAAAACAATATGGCCATGAACTAGTGATGTATACGAACAAAAAAAATGTGATGTCTTCACTTGAGTCCGAAAGAATTAAAGAATTCATAACAAAATTCCACTTAAAACATAATGAGGAGTATACTCCAGCTGTTATAGACAAAATTCTGGGGATGACAGTTGTAAATGTAAATGCTGATGAACAAGCATTATATAATGAAGAGGGGATTCATCTTTCACAAGTTAATCTAGAAGGCTTTCATCATTGTTATGACGTTATTCGTGATACTGCAAACAAAGGCCAAGCTGTTAAAATGGTTTTAAACCAACTAAACATTGACCCGAAAGCTTCTATTGCCTTTGGAGACGGAATGAATGACAAAGAAATGTTATCAGTAGTTGGTGAAGGTTTTTCAATGGGGAATGCACATCCGCAATTACATACCTATGCAAAACACCAAACAACTTCTGTTGAAGACTCTGGTATCTTTAATGGGCTTAAAAGCCTTGGATTAGTTAAATAG
- a CDS encoding bifunctional 2',3'-cyclic-nucleotide 2'-phosphodiesterase/3'-nucleotidase, translated as MKFKALKRKVVNSAIATSMLVGTIFAPILPTVASAAEETNPTVELRILGTTDIHTNILNYDYFQDKETQSFGLSKAATLIKQQRTTATNSLLFDNGDLIQGNPLGDYIARETGLEEGQVHPAIKALNLLDYDAMTVGNHEFNFGLDFLNEAIAGAEFPVVNANVYKLDGTPYFKQYEILERQVTDTNGNTHTIQVGVTGFVPPQILNWDYGHLNGKVTVKDIIESANEVVPEMKAEGADIVVVLAHSGIDDSEYVKGMEDAAYHLTLVEDVDAVLTGHSHSNFPALPTDDKDDYAYPDGNGFDNATGTINGVPVTMPGSWGDHIGQIDLTLENVNDDWVVADSQGAILPTAASESDPELEAAIATEHAGTVEYVNGPVGKTTAPINSYFALVQDDPSVQIVSNAQQWYVEKWIAGAGSEYADLPVLSSAAPFKAGGRGGTDASYFTDIPAGTIAIKNVADLYLYPNTVYALKINGSELKEWIEWSAGQFNQIDATSKEEQALINYSFRSYNFDIIDGVTYEIDVTQPAKYDNDQNVINPTASRVMNLEYNGEPVTADMEFIVATNNYRAGTNKIVNPGGKNTVFVAPDENRQAIIDYIVSNTGEINPSADGNWKIADIYGDVNVTFNSAAKAQEYLEGQTFINHVETNGDLAKYSLDLNTLPEDAWHLRVLHTNDTHAHLDDVARRVTLTEQQRTQVANSILVDAGDVFSGDLYFTKWLGQADLGFMNMMGYDAMVPGNHEFDKGPDALAEFIKNATFPIVSSNIDYTAEPVLNSLLKDAATFDVNAAKTTDNAGLYPYIVIDVNGEKVGVFGLTTEDTPEASSPGENIVFNDSVESATETVEALTTLENVNKIIALSHRGHNVDLELAEAVEGIDVIVGGHTHTTLEDEVVVANDDTPTIVVQANDYGELLGSLDVVFNTDGVVLPEYTDGEFLVVENAPENAEAKAILDGYKAELEVLKTTVVGYSQVVLDGERVNVRAKETNLGNLITDGMLAKAQETKGADFAITNGGGIRASIDSGDITLGEVLTTMPFGNTLAVLDVTGAQVIEALENGVSGAELEDLPGKFPQVSGLKFGFDKTQPVGERIVTVEVLGEDGEYTPIELDKTYRVATNAFVAAGGDGYDVFKEATYMEDLGIVDYEVFVEHIANLGGEVNPQVEGRILEVSKDDVDPVDPVDPVDPVDPVDPTEPTEPGDETEQPGTETPGNSDDSKDKDGKKLPNTATQTYNYILLGVMLLAVGLVTIYIQRKRRVA; from the coding sequence GTGAAATTTAAAGCACTGAAGCGTAAGGTAGTTAATAGTGCAATTGCTACGTCAATGTTAGTAGGGACAATCTTTGCACCGATTCTTCCAACAGTTGCTTCTGCGGCAGAAGAGACGAATCCAACAGTAGAGCTACGTATTTTGGGAACAACGGATATTCACACAAATATCTTAAACTATGATTACTTCCAAGATAAAGAAACACAGTCTTTTGGACTTTCAAAAGCAGCTACTTTAATTAAACAACAAAGAACAACAGCTACAAACAGTTTACTTTTCGACAATGGTGATTTAATCCAAGGTAATCCACTTGGAGATTATATTGCTAGAGAAACTGGTTTAGAAGAAGGACAAGTTCATCCAGCAATTAAAGCTCTAAATTTATTAGATTACGATGCTATGACTGTTGGAAATCATGAATTCAACTTCGGATTAGATTTCCTAAATGAGGCAATAGCTGGTGCAGAGTTCCCAGTTGTTAACGCTAACGTCTATAAGTTAGATGGAACTCCTTATTTTAAACAATATGAAATTCTTGAAAGACAAGTAACTGACACAAATGGTAACACTCATACAATCCAAGTTGGGGTTACAGGTTTTGTACCTCCACAAATCCTTAACTGGGATTATGGACATTTAAATGGAAAAGTTACTGTAAAAGATATCATTGAATCTGCAAATGAAGTTGTACCAGAAATGAAAGCAGAAGGAGCAGATATTGTCGTTGTTCTTGCTCACTCTGGAATTGATGATAGTGAATACGTTAAAGGTATGGAGGATGCTGCATATCATTTAACGCTTGTTGAGGATGTAGACGCAGTATTAACTGGTCACTCACATTCTAATTTCCCAGCCCTACCAACAGATGATAAAGATGATTATGCTTATCCAGATGGTAATGGCTTTGATAATGCAACTGGGACTATTAATGGCGTACCAGTGACAATGCCAGGTTCTTGGGGAGATCATATTGGACAGATTGACTTAACTCTAGAAAATGTCAATGATGATTGGGTTGTTGCTGATTCTCAAGGTGCTATCTTACCAACAGCAGCTTCTGAAAGTGATCCTGAGCTAGAAGCAGCGATAGCAACAGAGCATGCTGGAACTGTTGAGTATGTAAACGGACCTGTAGGGAAGACTACAGCTCCAATTAATAGCTATTTTGCATTAGTACAAGATGACCCATCAGTACAAATTGTTTCGAATGCACAACAATGGTATGTAGAAAAATGGATCGCGGGTGCTGGTTCAGAGTATGCGGACCTTCCAGTATTATCATCGGCTGCACCATTTAAAGCAGGTGGACGCGGTGGTACAGATGCATCTTACTTTACTGATATTCCTGCTGGAACAATTGCAATCAAAAATGTTGCAGACCTTTACTTATACCCTAATACAGTTTATGCATTAAAAATCAATGGATCTGAATTAAAAGAGTGGATCGAATGGTCTGCTGGTCAATTTAACCAAATTGATGCAACTAGCAAAGAAGAGCAAGCTCTGATTAATTATAGTTTCAGATCATACAACTTCGATATTATTGATGGAGTAACATACGAAATTGATGTTACACAACCAGCTAAATATGATAATGATCAAAATGTAATTAATCCAACTGCAAGTCGTGTTATGAATCTTGAATACAATGGTGAACCTGTAACTGCTGACATGGAATTTATTGTTGCGACTAACAATTACCGTGCTGGAACAAACAAAATTGTAAATCCAGGTGGTAAGAACACTGTGTTCGTAGCTCCAGACGAAAACCGTCAAGCAATTATTGATTATATCGTTAGTAATACTGGTGAAATTAATCCAAGTGCTGATGGTAACTGGAAAATTGCTGATATTTATGGCGATGTGAATGTAACATTTAATTCAGCAGCTAAAGCACAGGAGTATTTAGAAGGTCAAACATTTATCAACCATGTTGAGACAAATGGAGATCTTGCAAAATATTCTCTTGACTTAAATACACTACCTGAAGACGCTTGGCATCTGCGTGTATTACACACAAACGATACACATGCGCACCTTGATGATGTTGCTCGCCGTGTAACATTAACTGAGCAACAACGTACACAAGTAGCAAACAGTATCTTAGTTGATGCGGGTGACGTATTCTCAGGTGATTTATATTTCACAAAGTGGTTAGGACAAGCTGACCTAGGATTTATGAATATGATGGGCTATGATGCAATGGTACCAGGAAACCACGAATTTGATAAAGGTCCTGATGCCTTAGCTGAATTTATTAAGAATGCAACATTCCCAATCGTAAGCTCAAATATTGATTATACAGCTGAGCCTGTATTAAATAGTTTATTAAAAGATGCAGCAACATTTGATGTAAATGCTGCGAAGACTACCGACAACGCTGGATTATACCCTTATATCGTAATTGATGTTAATGGTGAAAAAGTTGGGGTATTTGGTTTAACAACTGAAGATACGCCAGAAGCATCAAGTCCAGGAGAAAATATCGTATTTAATGATTCTGTAGAATCAGCAACTGAAACAGTTGAAGCTTTAACAACTTTAGAAAATGTCAACAAAATTATTGCGCTTTCTCACAGAGGTCATAATGTTGACCTTGAGCTAGCTGAAGCAGTAGAAGGCATTGACGTAATTGTTGGTGGTCACACTCATACAACTCTTGAAGATGAAGTAGTTGTTGCTAATGATGATACACCTACAATTGTTGTACAAGCTAATGATTATGGTGAATTATTAGGTTCTTTAGATGTAGTATTTAACACAGACGGTGTTGTACTTCCTGAATATACTGACGGTGAATTTTTAGTAGTAGAGAATGCACCAGAAAATGCTGAAGCAAAAGCGATCCTTGATGGATATAAAGCTGAGCTTGAAGTATTAAAAACTACTGTAGTTGGATATTCTCAAGTAGTTTTAGATGGTGAACGTGTAAATGTTCGTGCTAAAGAAACTAATTTAGGTAACTTAATTACAGATGGTATGCTAGCAAAAGCGCAAGAAACAAAAGGTGCAGATTTTGCAATCACTAATGGTGGTGGAATCCGTGCTTCTATCGACTCAGGCGATATTACGTTAGGTGAAGTTCTAACAACTATGCCATTTGGAAATACACTTGCTGTCCTTGATGTAACTGGTGCTCAAGTAATTGAAGCTTTAGAAAATGGTGTTTCTGGAGCAGAACTTGAAGACCTACCAGGTAAATTCCCGCAAGTATCAGGTTTGAAGTTTGGTTTTGATAAAACTCAACCTGTTGGTGAGAGAATTGTTACTGTCGAAGTATTAGGTGAAGACGGAGAGTATACTCCAATTGAACTTGATAAGACTTACCGTGTTGCAACCAATGCTTTCGTAGCAGCTGGTGGAGATGGATATGATGTATTCAAGGAAGCTACTTACATGGAAGACCTTGGTATTGTTGACTATGAAGTATTCGTTGAACATATTGCAAACCTTGGTGGAGAAGTAAATCCACAAGTTGAAGGTAGAATCCTTGAAGTATCTAAGGATGATGTAGATCCAGTAGATCCGGTAGACCCAGTTGATCCAGTTGATCCAGTTGATCCAACTGAACCTACTGAACCAGGCGATGAAACAGAACAACCAGGTACTGAAACACCAGGTAACTCTGATGATTCTAAGGATAAAGATGGTAAAAAGCTTCCTAATACTGCAACTCAAACTTATAACTATATCTTATTAGGTGTAATGTTACTTGCAGTAGGACTAGTTACAATTTATATCCAACGTAAGAGAAGAGTAGCTTAA
- a CDS encoding methyl-accepting chemotaxis protein codes for MDQVHNKKQKSLENLLKRFSLKNRLLFLFILLLVISIVSVGASSYYQAKIATINTTENRLSREADIISNISSNLKFMYVSDEDYFKQQLEISIREQQKQLKEDGFLSDMFYIVDHKVTPFQTSINSSITLEHTLVTKIINEEKKVFHHVIANKDYTILAKKISEIGGHYVLVVPTESYLNEIQQMARSTLFIILLSIIFATIAIILFVQRLTKPLLQLQNRMKQVRNGNMNQNTELNTTIPEFISLNKSFHTMMGQMTTILNELSETTFELEETGDQLTVSSRDALLHSQELVNVINTVKEGAEQTASSSDSHVQQFHALKQVNEQLLENMNVVFISSEGMYHSALNGEKNISNLIKTILTFKNDFEHMNKTIQMVRDQSSSITKLVGLIQKVEEQTKLLALNATIEAARAGEAGKGFAVVANEVRKLAEQSTAATSEITRSIGNMEQMTSVATTEFKEMLEKIQSNLITANHSKTSFDSLMEEIIKVTSNLKAMEGDLKDLKQVLPHLEEATITFTSVSQETLASTEQMLLTSHDQIDKMDNTHQIGLKLTTLSTSLAKITKEFNFT; via the coding sequence ATGGACCAAGTACATAACAAAAAACAGAAAAGCTTAGAAAACTTACTAAAACGTTTTAGTCTAAAAAACAGGTTACTTTTTCTATTTATTTTATTACTAGTCATTTCAATTGTTTCAGTTGGTGCAAGCTCCTATTATCAAGCTAAAATTGCTACTATTAATACTACAGAAAATAGACTAAGTAGGGAAGCTGATATCATCTCCAACATTTCTAGTAATTTGAAGTTTATGTATGTAAGTGATGAAGATTACTTTAAGCAACAACTTGAAATAAGTATACGGGAACAACAAAAGCAACTGAAAGAAGATGGATTTCTTTCTGATATGTTTTACATTGTTGATCATAAGGTTACACCCTTTCAAACGAGTATAAATTCATCTATTACTTTAGAACATACATTAGTGACCAAAATTATAAATGAAGAGAAAAAAGTGTTCCATCACGTAATTGCCAATAAAGATTACACGATATTAGCTAAGAAAATCAGTGAAATTGGTGGTCACTATGTACTTGTTGTTCCTACTGAATCATATTTAAACGAAATCCAGCAAATGGCCAGATCTACTCTTTTCATCATATTATTAAGTATTATTTTCGCAACCATTGCCATTATTTTATTCGTCCAAAGATTAACAAAGCCTCTGCTTCAATTACAAAATAGAATGAAGCAAGTTAGGAACGGAAACATGAATCAAAATACTGAACTTAATACCACCATTCCAGAATTTATCTCTTTAAATAAAAGCTTCCATACGATGATGGGGCAAATGACCACAATTTTAAATGAGCTATCTGAAACCACTTTTGAATTAGAAGAAACAGGGGATCAGTTAACCGTTTCATCACGAGATGCTTTATTACATAGTCAAGAGCTAGTCAATGTCATAAATACCGTAAAAGAAGGGGCAGAACAAACTGCGAGTAGCTCAGATAGTCATGTTCAGCAATTTCATGCCTTAAAGCAGGTTAATGAACAATTATTAGAAAATATGAATGTGGTTTTTATTAGTTCAGAGGGTATGTATCATTCTGCTCTTAATGGGGAGAAAAATATATCAAATTTAATAAAGACAATACTTACATTCAAAAATGACTTTGAACACATGAACAAAACGATTCAGATGGTGCGAGACCAATCTTCTTCAATTACTAAGCTAGTCGGGTTGATTCAAAAAGTGGAAGAACAAACTAAACTATTAGCACTAAATGCTACCATCGAAGCAGCAAGAGCAGGCGAAGCTGGTAAAGGATTCGCTGTTGTTGCGAATGAAGTTAGAAAGTTAGCAGAACAGTCTACCGCTGCTACTTCAGAGATTACAAGATCCATAGGAAATATGGAGCAAATGACTTCAGTAGCTACAACTGAGTTTAAGGAAATGTTAGAAAAGATACAATCAAACCTAATCACTGCTAATCACTCAAAAACTTCCTTTGATAGTCTTATGGAAGAGATAATAAAGGTAACTAGCAATTTAAAAGCAATGGAAGGAGATCTGAAGGACCTAAAACAGGTGTTACCACATTTAGAAGAAGCAACAATAACCTTTACATCAGTATCTCAGGAAACACTAGCAAGTACAGAGCAAATGTTATTAACAAGTCATGACCAAATTGACAAAATGGATAACACTCATCAAATTGGCTTAAAGCTAACAACTTTATCAACTTCATTAGCTAAAATAACCAAGGAATTTAATTTTACATAA